Within the Luoshenia tenuis genome, the region CGTTATCCCCTAAAAAAATGGTATCCTCTCCGGGCAGCGTTTTTTGCAGCTGCGCCAGGACCGTAAGCCCGCCCACGCCGGAATCGAACACGCCGATGGGCCGGGCGCATCGTTCATCACAAAGCACCGCCTTGTCCTCCTTATCCAGTTCCCTTAAAATCTATTTTGGCACTGGAAAGGGGCCCCTGTCAACCCTGGCGCTGGGCGTTTAGTACGTTGCTCATGGCCTCTGAAAGCAGGTCCGCCGCCGCCAGCGTTTCCTCCAGGGTGTTTTTGTTATGCCCCACCTCCACCAGCAGCGCTTTGTTGGATACATGCTGGTTATAGCGACTGGTGGATTTGCGGATGGGTTTGGCCACGCCCGGGGCGATCCGGTTCAGCTCGTCTGTGATCTGCTGGGCCAAGGCGTAGTTCTTCTCCCAATCCGGCTTGACGGAAAAACCCGCCCCCGTCTGCCCCTCTCCGGTGCCGACCACGAACTGAATCTGCGCGATGGGCTGTCCGTTATACTCCGCGGCCCGCTCGCCGGTAATGTAAGCATCCCGGTGCACGTCTAAAAACATCTCCAAGCTGGGGTGGGCCGCCTTCTGGTTCTCCATGGTCTGCAGCGAGCGCACATAGGCCGTGCCGTGCTTGGGCGGCTCATGGTTGGTGGTATCGTGGATGATATTGAGCCCCGTGCGCGCTACGATGCCGTTTATGATCTGCTCGCCCACCCGCACCACGTTATAATTGTTATCGGTGGTGCGGTATTCCCCATCTCCATCGGCATAGGTATTGGCCTCTGTCTTGGTATAGGCTTCGGTGGTATGGGTATGGTAGACCAGCATGTAAGGCTCGCCCTCGCCCTGCGCTGGGGCCTGGGCGGGCTGTTGGGGCTCTTCCTGCTCGGTGGCGATCTCTACCACAATGCCGTGTTCGGCGCTGTCGTCCGCGTTCTGGCCGTCCCCCTGCCCGCTTTGGGCGGAAGTGGTAAGGGCCAGCTGAGTATCGTCCCCCTTGGCCGCGGCGGCCTGCGCCGGGCCAAAATTGAGCTGGGGCATGCAAAGGGTGAGAAAGCTGGCTGGGTCCTCCGTCAACCCCAAGAGGTTGCGCAAGCAGCCCGCCAGGTTAGAGGCGGGCGTGATGACGTTTTGCTCCCGTTTCTGTTCCGCCCGGGCGGCCTGCTGGCTACGGGTGTAAAAAAAAGAACGCAGCAAGCGCTGTGCCCCCGTCTGCCGCGTTTCAAGCGTTTCCTCCTCCAGGGCCTGTCCGCCCGGACCGCCGCCCTCGGGCGGGGCGGCCATGGCTGTGACCACCCCCGAGGCCGGCTGTCCGCTGGGCTGGCTCTGGTGATCCGTGCTGCCCTTCCACAGGCCCGCCAGCAGCACCAGCACCAGGATCGCCAGGGCCACTACAGCCAGATAATACAGGATTTGTGTGATCTTCCAGACCTTGATGCGAATCATGCTCCCCACCCCTTAAATCGCGTGCGTTAACCGCTTTGTGATTTATGTATATGCCCTCAGGGCGGGGGATTATGCCAAGCCTTGCGATTAAAAAGGGAAGGCGCGTATCTCCTCAACGCTCAGGTTTTTGTGCAGCGCCAGGTTCAGCCCCAGCGCCAGCACGCTCGCGGCCTGCGCCACCAGCTCGTCAATATTTTTTGGGGTGACCACCATATCCCCCGCGCCGGCCGCCTGGCGCAGCAGGGCCAGCAGGTCGTCTCGGGATACGGCGCGGGTAAACGCGCCAAATTCCCCGCCGCCCTCCTCCTTTAGCGCGTCCAGCATCTGCTGGAAGGCGTCCTGGGCGATGGTGGAGGCATACACCACCGTGGGCACGCCCAGGGCCAGCACCGGGCAGCCCAGCGCTTTGGCGTTCAGGGCCGAACGCATATTGCCAAGGCCGCTGCCGGGCTGGATGCCGGTATCGCTCAACTGCAGGGTATTGCCTACCCGCGCGGCGCTGCGGGCCGCCAGGGCGTCGATGCAGATCACCACCCCGGGTTTGATGCGCTTGACCACCCCGCGCACCACCTCGGCGGTCTCAAGCCCGGTCACCCCCAGCACGCCGGGGGCATAGGCCGCCACCGGCCTCAGCCGCTCATCCACCGCCTCGGGCATATATTCGATCAGGTGCCGGGTCACCATCACCATTTCCAGCGCTTTGGGGCCCAGTGCGTCCGGCGTGGCCCGGGCGTTGCCCAGCCCCACCACCAGCGCGGTGCCAAAGTCCTCCGGCAGCAGTTTTTTGATCTCCTGCGCCAGCGCTTTGGCCAGATGCTCCCGCCGGTCCATATCGCTAAAAGCCTCGTCTGTGGCATCCAGCGTTACATAGCGGCCCATGGCCTTGCCCAACGTGCGCGCGGCGGCCGGGGTATTCACCTGCACTTGATAGACCTCCACGCCCTCATCCTCACGGCTGAAGGTCTCCACCCCCTGTAAGGCGCCCATGGCCGCACTGGCCTCCCGCGCCAGGTCCGTCCGTATATTTTTTTGCATATCAACGCCCCCAATCAACCTATTCCCTTGCAGTTTAGGCCTTTTGCGGCGGGTTTATCCGGTTTTTTACAAAAAAGCCTTGCTTAAAATGTCCAAGCATGGTAAAATTTTATCGCTGAAGTCATAAGGGGGTGAACCATATGCCGAATATTAAATCAGCCAAAAAGCGCGTTAAAGTGATGGAGACGAAGAATATGCAAAACCGCATGGTGATGTCCAGCCTTCGCACGTCCATTAAGAAATTTGAAGCTGCCGTCGCCGCTGGCGAAGCCGACAGCGCCAAGTCCCTGTACCAATCCGCTTCCAGCGCGCTGGATAAAGCGGTCATCAAAGGCACGATCCATAAGAACACCGCGAACCGTCAGAAATCGCGCTTGGCTAAAGATATCGCTCGGATTGCTGAATAAGTAAGCGTAAGAATAGAGAACGTCCGTTTTGCGGTACGTTCTTTTTTCATGCCCGGTTTATAGGCAAATACCGCCCCGGTCTTTTTACCGTGTGGCGGTATTATATCTTGATAGCCTCTACCCTGAAATTTTCTTTTGAAAATATTCGCTGCAGGCAAATATCAACTACAGGTACAGCCTTCATTCTGATCAAAAGTTTCACAATTCAAACCTCTCCCCTATCTATGCAGGAAATGGCGCTTGGAGCTGCGTAGGATACAGCCCTTTTGTCGCCGCCATGCTCATTACCCCGTTTAACAGGCTAAAAAAATAGGCTTACATTTTAGTGATGTAAGCCCGAAGGATGAGAGGTATGTAATGAAGCAAATATCGAATCATTCAGGCAGTAATATTCATTATAGTTGCTTACTATTACAACAAAATAATGGGGAAGCGGGAAACCCGCTTCCCCAATGTGTCTCGTCAAAGATTTTACGTTATAGGGTAGTTAGTCCTGCTCGTCGATAATCTGCTGGAATTCCGTATTCAGTTTTTCCAGCGTATCCTTCATGCCAGCCTCGTCCATGGTCAAAGCCGCCTGCATGATCTGCATGTCGTACTTCTGGCCCTCGGCCATAGAGGCGCTGGGTACACCGGCCTGCAGCGGGTAGCACAGGCTGATAGAGTTGCTCAGTACATTCTTGATAACATCCTGACGATAGTCTTTCTGGAACTCATCCAGCTCGTCCATGAAGCTCAAGCGCGCCGGATAGCCATCCTGGCCGCCGCTGACCCACAGATCCTGGCTGTTCTCAGAGTACCATTTCAGGAACTTCATGGCCTCTTCCTTGTTCTCAGACTGCTCGAATACCATGTAGCCGTTAATGCACAGCTGCTGTTTCTGAACGCCGGAGGGCGATTTCAGCGGAGGCAGTACGCAAACCTGATCCGTGGTGAAACCATCATTCGTTACGGCATTCTTGTAATCGCCGCAGGATTTGATGCAGATACCAGCCTTGCCCGCATTAAAGAGCTTGGTGGCGTCCTCACCCGCGTAACCCTCAATACCATCGGGTAGGCAGCCCTCGTCCTTCAGGGTACGGAATAACTTCATCACCTGCAAGTTGCGCTCGTTGTTAATATTGGCCGTGCCATCTTCATTATAAAGCATGCCGCCATTACCGGTTGCCATGGACATAAACGGACCGGCAGCGTTCGTGGTAACACCAAAGACCACACCGTAGATTTCGGTGCTCTTATCGGTAAAGGCCTTAGCTACCTCAATAAACTCATCATAAGTGGTAGGCATGGACAGGCCCTTTTCCTCCAACCAGTCCTGACGGATATACATCGTGCGCGGGTCATAGTTGAAGGGGACGCCGACTACCTTATCGTTATAGACATAGTAGTCCAGCATGCCCTCGAGGAAATCATCGGTCGTGCCTTCCTTCTCCCACTCTTCGATGATCCAGCTTAAATCAGCAGCCTCGTTGTTTACCGCGAACTGGAAGGGCATAAAACCGCCGCCGATGGCCACATCAGGCGCGCCATTAGAGGCAACAGCCGTGGAATAGGTCTCGAACCAGTTAGCCCAGGGTAGGTTGGTGTAATTAATGGATACGTTCGGAGCCACCTCAGTGGTGTACTTCTCGATAATGCCCTCAGCCGCAGCAGGGAAAGTCTCCGCCGGGCCCCAGGCCATGTCCCAGTACTCCAAAGAAACCGGTTCAGCGCTTTCCGCGCTTTCAGATGCCGCGGCACTCGACGAGGCCGAGCTGGCAGAGTCGTCCGCAGCGGGCTGCGAGCATCCTACGATTGAGAATGCCATAGCCACAACCAGCAACAGACACAAGGCGATAGAGTTGCGTTTTGACATGTGTGTAGTCCCCCTTTTCTTTTGCTACGATGAGCTAATATGAATCAAACAGCCGCCCTCCGATTTTCCGTTTAAGAGCGCCTCGTGATTCCACGGTTTTAAAAAAACAATCCCTAAGCCCCAAACAATGCGCGTACAGGCACCAAAGGGGGCCGAGCCGCGCGCATCGCCGGCCCCATCTGGGCTATAAAGGAACACACATCCGCTAAAAATCTCTTTGCATTAGTGCTTTTAAGCTGTTATCCGCCAAGCTGAAAAACTGAACTGCTTTCTACGGTGGCGATTAACCGTCTTTCTCTTTAAGCACCTTCATCCTGGCACAGAATTTGCGGTATTCAAGAGGCGTCTTTCCGTATTCCTTCTGAAATATCTTGCGGAAAAAGCTCTCATTGCTGTAACCTATCTGGTTAATGATCTCGCTAATGGCAAGTTCACCTTCCCGCAGCAATTTCGCCGCCTCTGCACAGCGTACTTTTCTCACGATATCGCCAAAAGGCATTTGCATATTGTCATTAATCCACCGGCTCGCGTATGAAGGCGAATATCCCAAAACCGCGGCCACTTTTTCCAGGGTGATATCCTCAAGATTATTCCTGATCGTTTCGTGTACCAACCGCTGTTTGCGCGAATAGATCTCGTCGTTTGGCTTTAAAAGATCGATCACGTAATCTACCTCGTCGCCGGTAGGGATGGAAACAGCCGAGCCTTGGCGGGAGACGGCCAGCGCTGCCGCAAAAGCCGCATGCTTCATCGCCTTTGCCGCACACTTTGAGGCAGCTATCCCTGCCAGAAAGTAGCCTGTAAATGTATCGCCGCCCCCTGTCGTATCCACCACTTTTACGCGGTACGAAGGCTGAACGATGGTTTGCTCATGGTCGATATAAAGGCTGCCCTTTTCGCCCAGGGTAAGGACTATTTTCATTGCCGGATAGGCTTGCGTAATGTATTCTACAAAGGCCTCCGGGCTGCTTTTGCCGGATAAGCTATTGGCCTCATGCTCGTTCAGAATCAAATAATCTATTTTATTAAGGTCGATCTCATCAATCACATCGTTATAAGGAGAGGGATTCAGCGCTACGATCATCCCCTTACCTGCCGCCTTTTCCACGATGTAGGGGACGTTGCTTATCTCGTTTTGTAATAGAATGTAATCCCCTTTTGTAAATTCACGCAGGACCTCATCGATATACTGAGGCGTTATTTGTAGGTTTGCGCCGCCATAAACGATAATGCTGTTCTTGCCGGTTTTATCGACCTGAACAACCGTATGGCCGGTTTTTGACTCGACCCTCTTTAGCAGTTCCAGCTTTACGCCGCTTGACGCCATGATCTCGCATAATTCTACTTCGTTTACACCTACGCACCCCGCATGAAAAACCTGCGCGCCCGCGCGCGCCAAAGCAACGGACTGGTTAAGTCCCTTCCCCCCTGGAAAAAGCTGCCTGCTCTTACAAGAAAGCGTCTCGCCCTCCTTGGCGATATGGTCTACACGATATACATAATCTATATTACAGGATCCAAAATTAAGGATCTTCAACGCAATCCCCCCTGGTTATTTGTAATATACCATTGGGAACGCCGCAAAGATAGCGCCATTTTTATCCATTTTCGTTCCAATTTTTACAAATTATATACTTATTGGCTCGCAAATTTTACAATTATGACGCATATTGTTTTTATTTGGTCTAGATTTTTTTATATTGGTTGAGTATCATACTTTCATTCATTAAATCCGGCAAATTATCTACACGGCCGTGCGCTTTCGTTTTCCATGGGGCGCATCGGGATGCCATTTATGCCGGAATTTTTCAGATTCGTGTATAAAAAAAGCGCCCCCGCCGGGGGCGCTTTTGCGCTTGGGTTCGCTATTCTTTAAAGATATGGATGTCCATTACCAGGGCCTGCAGCGCCAGATGATCTTCCCGTATCTGCCCGCTTTTGATCTGCCAATCCAGATCCGCGCAGGCCGAAAGGGCGTGCTCGACCTGGGCGGGGGTAAAGTTTTTAGCCTGGCCAGCGGCCTTGCGTACCGCAAAGGGCGGGGCCTCCAGCTGCTTTTCCGCCTCCCCTTTGGGCAGGGCGCGGGAGAGCAGAGCCGCGTAACGGATCAGCCGGAACTGCCGGGCGATCATGGCCAGGATGCGCACCGGCGCCTCGCCATCGTGCAGCATCTGCTCCAGCGCCGCCTGGGCCTGGGGCAGCTGGCGGGCGGCCAGCGCGTCCACCATTTGAAAGACCGTAAAGGCCGTATTGCGGGTAGCCGCCTGCTCCACATCCCGGGCGGTGATCTCATGCCCCGGCGCGAAAGCCACCAGCTTTTGCAGCTCCTGATAAAGATCCTCCAAGCCAGCGCCGGTGATAAAGCTCAAAAGCTCCGCGGCGTTCTGGGCGATCTGCTTGCCGCTGCGGCGTGCCTGGCTCTGGATCCAGCGCACCCGGTCGTGTTCGTTTAGGGGTTTGAACTCTACCGTGCGGTTCAGCTTGCCGATGGCCTGGCTGAGCTTGAGCCGTGAATCCGCCTTGCCCCGGCAAAAGAACACCAGGCAGGTGGTCGGGCTGATGTTTTTCAGGTAATCGGCCAGCCGCGCCTGCGCTGACGCCTCCTCTGCGCCCCGGCCGCCCTTCAGGCCGGGATAATCCTTGACCACCACCAGCCGTGCCGGGCTCATCAGGGGCAGTGTTTCCCCCGCGGCGATGATGGCGTCCGCCGTGGCGGCGGCTCCGTCCAGCACCGTATAGTTCATCTCTCGGGTAGCTTCCTCCAGGCAGCGCTCCTCTAAGCGTTTAAGCATGCTGTCCTTTACAAACTCCTCTTCCCCGTGAAACAGATATACGCCCGAGGGCGTCTCGCTCTCATCAATCTGTTTTAAGAATGCGTTATAATCCATGGTCTCTCCTTTGGCGCCGCCTTTTCTTTTAAATAATAGTCGATATGCACCCTGCCCGCCCGGATCGAGACGGTGAGCGCGCCCTTTTCATCCGTGCGCAATACCTGCGCGCCGGCCTCGTACAGCCGCATCAGCGTTTCCGGCGCAGGATGGCCGTAGGTATTGGAGGCCCCCACCGAGATCAGCGCGACTTTAGGCGACACACGGTGCAAAAAGTCCTCCCCCGTCACGTTGCCGCTACCGTGGTGCGCCACCTTCAGCACCTCCGCCGGCGGCATGCGCCCTAGCAGCTCTTCCTCCTCGTTTTGCTCCAGGTCGCCGCAGATCAGCATGGTCTTGCCCTGAAACGCTATCTCCAGCACCAGGGAGCGCTGCCCCTTTTGCCCTTTCTGTGGAGAGAGTACCCGCACAGCTACCCCGTCCCAGATCAGGGTATCTCCCGCGCCCAGCACCTCGGTCTCGGCCCCGCAGGCCGACAGGGCGGCGTTTAGCGCCTGCCAGCTTTCGTCCGGCGCCTCGGAGGTATAAAAGGTCTGCGGGCGCATGGCCCTGACCACTGCGGCCATGCCGCCCGCATGGTCGCTATGCAGATGGGTAGCCGCCGCGCCCTCCAGGCGGGTGATCCCCATGGCGTACAGCGCGGGCACCACCCGGCTCTCCCCCAGATCATACCCCTCGCCCGCCGGGCCTGCGTCGATCAGATAAGCCTTTCCGCCCGGGGTCTGCAACACCATCGCATCCCCCTGGCCCACATCCAGCACCGTCAAACGCAGCTCCCCGCGCAGGGGCAGCCAGCCGATGACGGCCCCCAGCGCCAGCACCGCGCTTAAGCCGATACAAAGCCAGGACTTGCGGTGGATACGGCCGAAAAAATCATACCTGCCGCAAAGGATGAGCAGCAGCGCCAACCCCGCGATCCAAAAGGGCGATAAGGGCGGCAGATGCACCATACTGCCCGGGATACCCGCCACCCACCTGGCGCCATCCAGCAACCAGCCGGCCAGATAGGCCACCACATCCCCCGTATAGGCCGCCAGCGCAGGGAAGACCAGCGCCGGCAGCAGTGCCACCAGGCCTGCCAGCAGCAGTACCGTGGCGTACGGCACCGCGATGATATTGCAGACCAGCGAGAACACCGGCAGCTCCCTAAACTGCGCCAGCACCACGGGCAGGGTGCCCAATTGGGCCGCCACCGGCACCGCCAAAGCGGAGGCCGCCCAGCGCGGCAGGAAAAGGAGCGCCTGCTCCAGGGGCCTGGCCAAGGCGATAAGCCCCGCCGCCGCGGCAAAGGAGAGCTGAAAGCTCAGGGTGAAGATATCCAAAGGGCTAAAGATCAAAATACCCCAGAATACGGCGGCCAGCTGGGTGGGCGCGTCTACCCTGCGCCCGGTTAAGTCCGAGAGCAGCACCACGCACAGCATCAATGCCGCGCGCACGATGGAAGGGGTAAACCCCACTAGGGTACAATACAGCCCCATCACCGCTACCGTCCAGATCGCGCGGGTCCGCCGCCTGGCGTGAAGCAGGGCCAGCACGGCCCACAGCGCCGCGGCCACGATGCCCGCGTGCAGGCCGGATGCGGCGGTGAGGTGAGAAATACCGGCAGCCCGCAGCGCCGCTTGATCCGCCGCCGTCAGCGCATCGGTATTGCCGATCAGGATGCCCTTCATCAGCGGGGCGCTGGCCTTAAACACCTGCTCGATCTGCCCGGTTACATACCCCCGCAGATTTTCGGCCCATACGGCTGGCGAATAGGGATCGGCTGGCTGTACCAGCGAAAAAGCCTCGCCCCGCATGGTGAAAAAGATGCCCTCAGCCTTATTGGGCAAGGTATAGTCCACCCCGCCGGGGTTGGTCGGGCCGCGCAGGGGTTCGATCTTAGCGCGCAAGGTAATGGTCTGCCCGCATTCAAGGGTGAAGGCCGGCTGCGTATAACTGGTCACCGCGGCCTTTCCCTCCAGCGCCCGGTTCTCCTTTTCCAGCACGATATGGTCCAGCGTCAGGCTGACCGTTCCATCCGCCTGGCTTGCCTGCTGCACCACGCCGCGCACCAGCACCTGCCCTGCGGGCGGCGTAAAGCCCTGCATATCCGGAAGCAATGCGCAAAACGCGGCCACCCCGCCCAGCAGTACCGCGGCAAAGCAGGCGGCCAGCCGCCTGCGTCCACCCAGCCAAGCGGCCAATGTCAGGATCGCCGCCAGAACAATGCAAAAATCCTGCCCGCCCCATTCCAGGGCGCGCCCGACCACGCCCAGCGCATAGCACAGCGCCAGCGTCATCAGCGTGCGCGAGACCCGCATCTGGGCCCCGCCGGGCAGGGCGCCTTGCTTTTCCGGCATCATGGTCCTTTCCTCTACACCTGCAGGGCCATCCCCGCCTCGGCCACAGCCGTGCACGGGAAGATCGCCTGCGCCTCCTGCAAGCGTGCCTGCGGGCTGCAGCCCGGCCCGCCGTGGGTGAGTAGCAGCTGCCCGACATCCGCGTCCCGCGCCAGCTCGCCGCACTTAAGCGACGACAGATGCGGCGCCGCGGCCGACCAGTTTTTGTGCAGCACGCCGCTATCGGCTACCAGCAGGTGCGCCCCCTGCGCCAAAGGCAGCAGGTTATCACATACATTGGTATCCCCCGTATAGGCCAGAATGCGGCCTTCATGCTCAATCCGCATGCCGTAGGCCTCCAGCGGGTGATTCATCCGCAAAAAGG harbors:
- the spoIIP gene encoding stage II sporulation protein P, with translation MIRIKVWKITQILYYLAVVALAILVLVLLAGLWKGSTDHQSQPSGQPASGVVTAMAAPPEGGGPGGQALEEETLETRQTGAQRLLRSFFYTRSQQAARAEQKREQNVITPASNLAGCLRNLLGLTEDPASFLTLCMPQLNFGPAQAAAAKGDDTQLALTTSAQSGQGDGQNADDSAEHGIVVEIATEQEEPQQPAQAPAQGEGEPYMLVYHTHTTEAYTKTEANTYADGDGEYRTTDNNYNVVRVGEQIINGIVARTGLNIIHDTTNHEPPKHGTAYVRSLQTMENQKAAHPSLEMFLDVHRDAYITGERAAEYNGQPIAQIQFVVGTGEGQTGAGFSVKPDWEKNYALAQQITDELNRIAPGVAKPIRKSTSRYNQHVSNKALLVEVGHNKNTLEETLAAADLLSEAMSNVLNAQRQG
- the rpsT gene encoding 30S ribosomal protein S20 — its product is MPNIKSAKKRVKVMETKNMQNRMVMSSLRTSIKKFEAAVAAGEADSAKSLYQSASSALDKAVIKGTIHKNTANRQKSRLAKDIARIAE
- a CDS encoding PfkB family carbohydrate kinase, whose translation is MKILNFGSCNIDYVYRVDHIAKEGETLSCKSRQLFPGGKGLNQSVALARAGAQVFHAGCVGVNEVELCEIMASSGVKLELLKRVESKTGHTVVQVDKTGKNSIIVYGGANLQITPQYIDEVLREFTKGDYILLQNEISNVPYIVEKAAGKGMIVALNPSPYNDVIDEIDLNKIDYLILNEHEANSLSGKSSPEAFVEYITQAYPAMKIVLTLGEKGSLYIDHEQTIVQPSYRVKVVDTTGGGDTFTGYFLAGIAASKCAAKAMKHAAFAAALAVSRQGSAVSIPTGDEVDYVIDLLKPNDEIYSRKQRLVHETIRNNLEDITLEKVAAVLGYSPSYASRWINDNMQMPFGDIVRKVRCAEAAKLLREGELAISEIINQIGYSNESFFRKIFQKEYGKTPLEYRKFCARMKVLKEKDG
- a CDS encoding ABC transporter substrate-binding protein, which encodes MSKRNSIALCLLLVVAMAFSIVGCSQPAADDSASSASSSAAASESAESAEPVSLEYWDMAWGPAETFPAAAEGIIEKYTTEVAPNVSINYTNLPWANWFETYSTAVASNGAPDVAIGGGFMPFQFAVNNEAADLSWIIEEWEKEGTTDDFLEGMLDYYVYNDKVVGVPFNYDPRTMYIRQDWLEEKGLSMPTTYDEFIEVAKAFTDKSTEIYGVVFGVTTNAAGPFMSMATGNGGMLYNEDGTANINNERNLQVMKLFRTLKDEGCLPDGIEGYAGEDATKLFNAGKAGICIKSCGDYKNAVTNDGFTTDQVCVLPPLKSPSGVQKQQLCINGYMVFEQSENKEEAMKFLKWYSENSQDLWVSGGQDGYPARLSFMDELDEFQKDYRQDVIKNVLSNSISLCYPLQAGVPSASMAEGQKYDMQIMQAALTMDEAGMKDTLEKLNTEFQQIIDEQD
- the gpr gene encoding GPR endopeptidase encodes the protein MQKNIRTDLAREASAAMGALQGVETFSREDEGVEVYQVQVNTPAAARTLGKAMGRYVTLDATDEAFSDMDRREHLAKALAQEIKKLLPEDFGTALVVGLGNARATPDALGPKALEMVMVTRHLIEYMPEAVDERLRPVAAYAPGVLGVTGLETAEVVRGVVKRIKPGVVICIDALAARSAARVGNTLQLSDTGIQPGSGLGNMRSALNAKALGCPVLALGVPTVVYASTIAQDAFQQMLDALKEEGGGEFGAFTRAVSRDDLLALLRQAAGAGDMVVTPKNIDELVAQAASVLALGLNLALHKNLSVEEIRAFPF
- a CDS encoding DNA internalization-related competence protein ComEC/Rec2, producing the protein MMPEKQGALPGGAQMRVSRTLMTLALCYALGVVGRALEWGGQDFCIVLAAILTLAAWLGGRRRLAACFAAVLLGGVAAFCALLPDMQGFTPPAGQVLVRGVVQQASQADGTVSLTLDHIVLEKENRALEGKAAVTSYTQPAFTLECGQTITLRAKIEPLRGPTNPGGVDYTLPNKAEGIFFTMRGEAFSLVQPADPYSPAVWAENLRGYVTGQIEQVFKASAPLMKGILIGNTDALTAADQAALRAAGISHLTAASGLHAGIVAAALWAVLALLHARRRTRAIWTVAVMGLYCTLVGFTPSIVRAALMLCVVLLSDLTGRRVDAPTQLAAVFWGILIFSPLDIFTLSFQLSFAAAAGLIALARPLEQALLFLPRWAASALAVPVAAQLGTLPVVLAQFRELPVFSLVCNIIAVPYATVLLLAGLVALLPALVFPALAAYTGDVVAYLAGWLLDGARWVAGIPGSMVHLPPLSPFWIAGLALLLILCGRYDFFGRIHRKSWLCIGLSAVLALGAVIGWLPLRGELRLTVLDVGQGDAMVLQTPGGKAYLIDAGPAGEGYDLGESRVVPALYAMGITRLEGAAATHLHSDHAGGMAAVVRAMRPQTFYTSEAPDESWQALNAALSACGAETEVLGAGDTLIWDGVAVRVLSPQKGQKGQRSLVLEIAFQGKTMLICGDLEQNEEEELLGRMPPAEVLKVAHHGSGNVTGEDFLHRVSPKVALISVGASNTYGHPAPETLMRLYEAGAQVLRTDEKGALTVSIRAGRVHIDYYLKEKAAPKERPWIITHS
- the holA gene encoding DNA polymerase III subunit delta; this translates as MDYNAFLKQIDESETPSGVYLFHGEEEFVKDSMLKRLEERCLEEATREMNYTVLDGAAATADAIIAAGETLPLMSPARLVVVKDYPGLKGGRGAEEASAQARLADYLKNISPTTCLVFFCRGKADSRLKLSQAIGKLNRTVEFKPLNEHDRVRWIQSQARRSGKQIAQNAAELLSFITGAGLEDLYQELQKLVAFAPGHEITARDVEQAATRNTAFTVFQMVDALAARQLPQAQAALEQMLHDGEAPVRILAMIARQFRLIRYAALLSRALPKGEAEKQLEAPPFAVRKAAGQAKNFTPAQVEHALSACADLDWQIKSGQIREDHLALQALVMDIHIFKE